In the Candidatus Electrothrix sp. GW3-4 genome, one interval contains:
- a CDS encoding DUF1566 domain-containing protein has protein sequence MRKQYPATLSLAALLVAGSGFFQLVSSYELVLMMPPILAGAEQGTVIGWQPLNDTGITWSGNYASGNNTTCISSSTPDGDNVVTAQDCSHGRDTNFNDDSDGDAGFSYTKLDSNGVPLTDQDAVYADTPWECVQDNVTGLIWEVKTDDGWLHDKDDTYTWYNTDPSSNGGADGDDGAANNTCYGYNSSISLAYCNTEAYVQRVNFYGWCGGSDWRMPTLKELESLVHYGRSNPAIDTSYFPNAISSSVWSWSPFADAPAFAWFIYFDSGNSHFYFRNGSFAVRLVRSETSY, from the coding sequence ATGCGAAAACAGTACCCAGCAACCCTGTCACTTGCCGCTCTGCTGGTCGCAGGCAGTGGTTTTTTTCAGTTGGTTTCTTCCTACGAACTCGTTCTCATGATGCCGCCGATCCTGGCCGGAGCAGAGCAGGGTACCGTGATCGGCTGGCAGCCCTTAAACGATACCGGCATTACCTGGAGTGGTAACTATGCTTCCGGTAATAATACCACTTGTATCTCTTCCAGCACGCCGGACGGCGATAACGTGGTTACGGCCCAGGACTGCTCCCATGGCCGGGATACAAACTTTAACGACGATTCCGACGGTGATGCCGGATTCAGCTATACTAAGCTGGACAGCAACGGGGTGCCACTGACTGATCAGGATGCAGTTTACGCAGACACCCCGTGGGAATGTGTGCAGGATAATGTCACCGGCCTGATCTGGGAGGTGAAGACCGATGACGGGTGGCTGCATGATAAGGACGATACCTATACCTGGTACAACACCGATCCGAGCAGCAACGGTGGGGCAGATGGTGATGATGGTGCAGCGAACAACACCTGCTACGGGTATAACAGCTCTATTTCTCTAGCCTACTGCAATACTGAGGCCTATGTGCAAAGGGTTAACTTTTATGGCTGGTGCGGGGGCTCGGATTGGCGTATGCCCACGCTTAAGGAGCTGGAAAGCCTTGTCCATTATGGCCGCAGCAATCCGGCGATAGACACCAGCTATTTTCCTAACGCAATCAGTTCCTCTGTCTGGTCCTGGTCGCCTTTTGCTGATGCTCCGGCCTTTGCGTGGTTCATCTATTTTGACTCTGGTAATTCCCATTTCTACTTTCGCAACGGAAGCTTTGCGGTCCGTCTGGTGCGCAGCGAGACAAGCTATTAG
- the yajC gene encoding preprotein translocase subunit YajC — protein MFGVAYAQGAAAGPAGGGIAQFVPLILIFVVFYFLLIRPQQKKAKEQQDFLTNLKKGDKVMTGGGVHGQITGLTDSAVTLEVADGVRIKVHRGYILAIPPVESKDALTKKG, from the coding sequence ATGTTTGGAGTCGCTTACGCACAAGGAGCAGCAGCCGGACCGGCTGGAGGGGGCATTGCCCAGTTTGTTCCGCTCATCCTGATCTTTGTTGTTTTTTATTTTCTGCTCATTCGTCCCCAGCAAAAAAAGGCCAAGGAGCAGCAGGACTTTCTTACGAATTTAAAAAAAGGGGATAAGGTGATGACCGGAGGTGGTGTGCATGGTCAGATCACTGGCCTGACCGATAGCGCAGTGACCCTGGAGGTCGCAGATGGGGTCCGGATTAAGGTCCATCGTGGCTATATCCTCGCTATTCCCCCGGTGGAAAGCAAGGATGCCCTGACCAAAAAGGGCTGA
- a CDS encoding DUF1566 domain-containing protein gives MRILVLMLCCIFSAVTAHAALQQICRTDTIPASTPDSSLIDHGNGTVTDSKTGLMWKKCLEGAEGTDCEIGSPSNFTWQGALQQPGTVNASGGFAGYQDWRLPNIRELYSLVEEQCYSPAINLNRFPNTPQELTVWSGSPCVTDLDSAWSVFLGYGYSKANNRNLSSAVRLVRGGQ, from the coding sequence ATGCGAATACTCGTCCTGATGCTCTGCTGTATATTCTCTGCCGTCACTGCTCATGCTGCCCTGCAGCAGATATGCAGAACGGATACCATCCCGGCTTCCACACCGGATAGCTCCCTGATTGACCACGGAAATGGCACAGTAACGGACAGCAAAACCGGCCTGATGTGGAAAAAATGTCTTGAAGGTGCTGAGGGGACAGACTGCGAAATCGGCTCGCCAAGCAACTTCACGTGGCAGGGGGCTTTGCAGCAGCCCGGAACAGTCAATGCCAGCGGCGGTTTTGCAGGCTACCAAGATTGGCGGCTGCCAAATATCAGAGAGCTGTACTCACTTGTTGAGGAACAATGCTATAGCCCTGCAATCAACCTGAACCGCTTTCCCAATACTCCTCAAGAGTTGACTGTTTGGTCTGGATCACCTTGCGTGACCGATCTGGATTCTGCGTGGAGTGTTTTTTTGGGTTACGGCTATTCCAAGGCTAATAATCGGAACCTGAGCAGTGCGGTTCGGTTGGTGCGCGGCGGACAGTGA
- a CDS encoding DUF1566 domain-containing protein, with protein MKKQYLVILTLAGLFIAGSGFFRSVYSYKLLLMMPPILAGAMRGWQPLNDTGITWGGNYPSGNNADCTGEEIDAQDCSHGRDTTRNDDTDGHAGFSFTKLDSNGDPLVDQGATSWSCVQDKVTGLIWEIKTDDGGLHDKDDTYTWYSSASSLGSADGGGATCFGYDSNDSGTFCNTETYVERVNATNLCGASDWRMPTIKELKSLVHYGRVNPAIDVAYFPNLVAVSFLFWSDSLNASNLNQAWLLHFYYGLSDVDSTSYSYEVRLVRRAN; from the coding sequence ATGAAAAAACAGTACCTCGTAATTTTGACACTTGCTGGCCTGTTTATTGCGGGCAGCGGTTTTTTTCGTTCGGTCTATTCCTACAAGCTTTTGCTGATGATGCCGCCGATCTTGGCCGGGGCAATGAGGGGCTGGCAGCCCTTAAACGATACCGGCATTACCTGGGGTGGCAATTACCCCTCAGGCAATAATGCAGACTGCACGGGTGAAGAAATTGATGCCCAGGATTGCTCCCATGGGCGGGATACAACAAGGAATGACGATACGGACGGTCATGCCGGATTCAGTTTTACCAAGTTAGACAGCAATGGCGATCCCTTGGTAGATCAGGGTGCCACCTCCTGGTCCTGTGTGCAGGATAAGGTGACCGGCCTGATCTGGGAGATCAAGACGGATGACGGCGGCCTGCATGACAAGGATGACACCTATACCTGGTATTCCAGCGCAAGTTCGCTTGGTTCTGCTGATGGCGGCGGTGCGACCTGTTTTGGTTACGATAGTAATGATTCAGGAACATTTTGTAATACAGAGACATACGTAGAGCGGGTGAACGCGACAAACCTCTGTGGGGCATCGGATTGGCGTATGCCGACGATTAAGGAACTCAAGAGCCTTGTTCATTATGGTCGTGTTAATCCGGCAATAGATGTCGCTTACTTTCCCAATCTCGTAGCTGTTTCCTTTCTCTTTTGGTCTGATTCGCTCAATGCCAGCAATCTCAACCAGGCATGGCTCCTCCATTTCTATTATGGCCTTTCTGACGTTGATTCCACCAGTTACAGTTATGAGGTGCGCTTGGTCCGCAGGGCAAACTAA